A portion of the Leptospira terpstrae serovar Hualin str. LT 11-33 = ATCC 700639 genome contains these proteins:
- the nirD gene encoding nitrite reductase small subunit NirD, translating to MSVDTKNKERLFIGPVSEFEKEGGVTAKVGEKQIAIFYFESRNEWYACDNACPHTGDMVLSRGFLGDTNGEPKVVCPLHKRNYSLTSGDCLSGENYKVNLYPVIVENGSVYLEVDPSITVNHG from the coding sequence ATGTCAGTAGATACAAAAAATAAAGAAAGATTATTCATAGGTCCAGTTTCTGAATTTGAAAAAGAAGGTGGAGTCACAGCAAAAGTAGGAGAAAAACAAATTGCAATCTTCTACTTTGAATCAAGAAACGAATGGTATGCCTGTGACAATGCCTGCCCCCACACAGGAGATATGGTTTTGTCTCGTGGGTTTTTAGGAGATACCAATGGAGAACCGAAAGTAGTTTGCCCATTGCATAAAAGAAATTATTCACTGACAAGTGGTGATTGCCTCAGTGGGGAAAATTACAAAGTGAATCTCTACCCTGTGATTGTGGAAAATGGGTCAGTCTATTTGGAAGTGGATCCCTCCATTACAGTTAACCACGGTTAA
- the cobA gene encoding uroporphyrinogen-III C-methyltransferase, whose translation MDSQSKHTNKGNVYLVGAGPGDPELLTVKALKTLRKADVVFYDDLVSPRILGVCRKKIQMVYVGKRLGVHSCLQDEINSKLIQAANEFQTVVRLKGGDPSIFGRVGEEFAALLAEGIQCEIVAGITTASGVASSLGFPLTHRDYAREILFLSGHKKDGANSEGFKNLNCVGKTIVVYMGLNSIGLIVSELLDAGNAKETNIAVIQNATLDTERVFTGNLNTIQSIIEENEVKSPAILVIGEIVRFYREMENLKNDYSSILTP comes from the coding sequence ATGGATTCGCAAAGTAAACATACAAACAAGGGCAATGTGTATTTGGTGGGAGCAGGTCCTGGTGATCCGGAACTTTTAACTGTCAAAGCACTGAAGACACTACGAAAAGCTGACGTTGTCTTCTATGATGATTTGGTTTCTCCAAGGATTCTTGGTGTATGTCGAAAAAAAATCCAAATGGTTTATGTTGGGAAAAGGTTGGGTGTTCATAGTTGTTTACAAGATGAAATTAATTCAAAACTCATCCAAGCAGCAAACGAATTCCAAACGGTTGTTAGACTAAAAGGAGGGGATCCCTCTATCTTTGGTCGCGTGGGAGAAGAGTTTGCAGCTTTGTTAGCGGAAGGAATCCAGTGTGAGATTGTGGCAGGCATCACTACTGCATCAGGTGTTGCCTCTTCTTTAGGTTTTCCATTGACTCATAGAGACTATGCAAGGGAGATCCTTTTCCTATCAGGTCACAAAAAGGATGGGGCCAACTCCGAAGGTTTTAAAAACCTTAACTGTGTTGGAAAAACTATCGTCGTTTATATGGGACTGAATTCAATTGGCCTGATTGTTTCTGAACTCTTGGATGCAGGAAATGCAAAAGAGACAAATATTGCAGTCATTCAAAATGCAACTTTAGACACAGAACGTGTCTTCACTGGAAATTTAAATACCATCCAATCCATCATAGAAGAAAACGAGGTTAAGTCCCCTGCCATTCTTGTGATTGGTGAGATTGTTCGATTCTATCGTGAGATGGAAAATTTGAAAAATGACTATTCTTCCATTCTAACACCCTGA
- the moaCB gene encoding bifunctional molybdenum cofactor biosynthesis protein MoaC/MoaB, whose protein sequence is MNDITGKRTTLRYAEAEGYVYCKAETIQRVKANDLPKGDLFGVAKAAALLGSKKTSELIPHCHPVPIDSFLIKFEILEEKNAIRIQTEAKSIGKTGIEMEALTGVTVAALVIYDLLKPIDKEIEISSVRLLEKKGGKTDSQIAKFAAGSNAKILVCSDSCFSGKKEDGSGKVISELLSQEGVEVLEIKIVPDEPTEIQKTITLWTAEKIDLIVTTGGTGLGPRDNTTDTIKQMLEQDLPGVAEVMRSFGQDRTPFAMLSRSLAGRIGKSLVVSVPGSSNGAKESMTAILPAIFHAKKMMRGEGH, encoded by the coding sequence ATGAATGATATTACAGGCAAACGAACCACCCTTCGGTATGCAGAAGCAGAAGGCTATGTGTATTGTAAGGCGGAAACGATCCAACGAGTTAAGGCAAATGATCTTCCCAAAGGGGATCTCTTTGGTGTTGCGAAAGCTGCAGCTCTACTAGGTTCTAAAAAAACATCAGAACTCATTCCTCATTGCCATCCGGTTCCCATTGATTCTTTTTTAATCAAATTTGAAATCTTAGAAGAAAAAAATGCCATCCGCATCCAAACGGAAGCCAAGTCCATAGGCAAAACAGGAATTGAAATGGAAGCACTCACTGGCGTTACAGTAGCGGCTCTTGTAATTTATGATCTCCTAAAGCCCATTGACAAAGAGATAGAAATCTCTTCTGTCCGACTGTTAGAAAAAAAGGGAGGGAAAACCGATTCGCAAATCGCAAAATTTGCAGCAGGCTCCAATGCAAAAATCTTAGTTTGTTCTGATTCATGTTTTTCAGGAAAAAAAGAAGATGGATCGGGCAAGGTCATCTCAGAACTTCTTAGCCAAGAAGGAGTGGAAGTTTTAGAAATTAAAATTGTTCCTGATGAACCTACTGAAATTCAAAAAACCATCACATTATGGACAGCGGAAAAAATTGATCTGATTGTTACCACAGGGGGAACAGGACTTGGTCCAAGAGACAACACAACCGACACCATAAAACAAATGTTAGAGCAGGATTTACCGGGAGTGGCCGAGGTAATGCGTTCCTTTGGACAAGATAGAACTCCTTTTGCGATGTTGTCTCGTTCTCTTGCTGGTCGGATCGGGAAGTCTCTGGTCGTTTCTGTTCCCGGAAGTAGCAATGGAGCAAAAGAAAGTATGACAGCCATTTTACCTGCAATCTTCCATGCCAAAAAAATGATGCGAGGGGAAGGACATTGA
- a CDS encoding molybdopterin molybdotransferase MoeA, translated as MISYAEALEKILSEVRNYPSELIPLSQSLGRVLSEEVSADRDYPPFHRSAMDGFAIASKDYKDGQVYPYHRELPAGMSLDLEPKEKAIRIMTGAPVPLGFDLVIKIEDAYLTETDGQKQVTFNLKDAKPWQNIAKQGEDVKKNQIVLTKGIQIGTSEFSLLASLGKETVSVIQSPKVHIISTGNEVIPIHSSPLPYQIRDSNSYTITSILSKYKIQPESVTHVPDLEKEITEQIQKGLDADILILSGGVSMGSLDLVPSILQRLGVDLIFHKTAIKPGKPIWFGKRKNTIVFGMPGNPFSVQTCSRIFLEPFLRKSYGQSQIPSYKLPYSTTKQKKGSLTEFFPVRLETTDKTYLAPLAFNGSGDVRAGLFSDGLAIIPSQLSQIQKEDILEFLPW; from the coding sequence TTGATTTCTTACGCAGAGGCTCTAGAAAAAATTCTTTCCGAAGTTCGAAATTATCCGAGTGAACTAATTCCCTTAAGCCAATCCTTGGGCCGAGTCCTTAGCGAGGAAGTGTCTGCCGATCGGGACTATCCACCGTTTCATCGTTCGGCGATGGATGGTTTTGCAATCGCTTCAAAAGATTACAAAGATGGACAAGTTTATCCTTACCATAGGGAACTTCCCGCAGGAATGAGTTTGGATTTAGAACCAAAGGAAAAGGCCATTCGAATCATGACGGGAGCCCCTGTTCCTCTTGGTTTCGATCTTGTGATCAAAATCGAGGATGCGTATCTAACGGAGACAGATGGTCAAAAACAAGTTACCTTTAACCTAAAAGATGCCAAACCTTGGCAAAACATCGCAAAACAAGGAGAAGATGTAAAAAAAAACCAAATTGTATTAACAAAGGGAATCCAAATTGGTACTTCCGAGTTTTCTCTTTTGGCAAGTCTTGGCAAGGAAACTGTTTCCGTCATTCAATCACCTAAAGTTCATATCATCTCCACAGGCAATGAAGTGATACCAATACACAGCTCCCCTCTTCCCTACCAAATCAGAGATTCCAATTCCTATACCATAACTTCCATTCTATCGAAATACAAAATTCAACCTGAATCTGTAACCCACGTTCCTGATTTAGAAAAGGAAATTACAGAACAAATTCAAAAAGGGTTAGATGCAGATATTTTAATTCTTTCTGGAGGAGTTTCCATGGGTAGTTTGGATCTAGTACCTTCCATTTTACAAAGATTAGGTGTTGATCTCATTTTTCATAAGACGGCCATCAAACCAGGAAAACCCATTTGGTTTGGAAAAAGAAAAAACACCATTGTCTTTGGAATGCCTGGAAATCCTTTTAGTGTCCAAACCTGTTCTCGTATTTTTCTCGAACCATTTCTTAGAAAGTCATACGGCCAAAGTCAAATTCCGTCTTATAAACTACCTTATTCGACCACCAAACAAAAGAAAGGCTCCCTTACCGAATTTTTTCCTGTCCGATTAGAAACAACGGACAAAACCTATCTCGCGCCGCTTGCATTCAATGGAAGTGGTGATGTAAGAGCCGGTCTTTTCTCCGACGGACTTGCGATCATTCCGAGCCAACTCTCCCAAATCCAAAAGGAAGATATCCTAGAATTTTTACCTTGGTGA
- a CDS encoding MFS transporter, with amino-acid sequence MTITPHAKATKIELFSLATPQMRTFHLTWIAFFLCFFGWFGIAPLMVYVREELSLTKAQVGNIIIASVAITIFMRLFIGWLCDKIGPRIAYTFLLTLGSIPVMCIGLADSYLSFLLLRLAIGAIGASFVITQYHTSVMFAPNIIGTANATTAGWGNLGGGVTQMVMPILFGFFVAFGFTTGVSWRLAMVVPGAALFIMGIIYYFGTQDTPGGNFKDIKETYPTFQGGKKNSLSNFLLVFKDPRVWLLFLAYGACFGIELTINNIAALYYVDQFKLSPATAGLIAGLFGLMNLFARTLGGAFGDKFGIKWGLRGRVVWLSAVLAGEGLCLILFSQMNSLILAISSMIIFSLFVQMSEGATFSVVPFINKKAIGAVSGIVGAGGNAGAVSAGFLFRGDLTYQNALLIIGVTVTIASFFTLLVRFSTEEEKEVGDEMSKILPTSEKESTLVSAT; translated from the coding sequence GTGACCATTACACCTCATGCGAAAGCAACTAAAATCGAATTATTCAGCCTGGCGACACCCCAGATGCGAACCTTTCACCTAACATGGATTGCATTTTTTCTATGTTTTTTTGGATGGTTTGGGATCGCACCCCTTATGGTTTATGTTAGAGAGGAACTTTCTTTAACGAAGGCCCAGGTAGGAAACATCATCATTGCATCTGTAGCTATAACAATCTTTATGCGATTGTTTATCGGTTGGTTGTGTGACAAAATTGGACCACGGATTGCGTATACTTTTCTTTTGACTCTAGGATCCATACCTGTTATGTGTATTGGTCTAGCTGATAGTTATCTTTCCTTTTTATTATTAAGATTGGCCATTGGTGCCATCGGTGCTTCTTTTGTGATCACTCAGTATCATACATCTGTTATGTTTGCACCGAATATCATTGGAACAGCCAATGCAACCACAGCGGGATGGGGAAACTTAGGTGGTGGTGTTACTCAAATGGTGATGCCAATTCTATTTGGCTTCTTTGTTGCCTTTGGATTTACAACGGGAGTTTCTTGGAGACTTGCCATGGTAGTTCCTGGTGCTGCTTTATTTATCATGGGTATCATTTATTACTTCGGAACACAAGACACTCCTGGTGGAAACTTTAAAGACATTAAAGAAACCTATCCTACTTTCCAAGGTGGAAAGAAAAACTCTCTCAGTAACTTTTTACTTGTGTTCAAAGATCCAAGAGTTTGGTTACTTTTCCTTGCTTATGGTGCTTGTTTCGGAATTGAACTTACCATCAATAACATTGCTGCCTTGTATTATGTAGACCAATTCAAATTATCTCCTGCCACTGCGGGACTCATTGCTGGACTATTTGGACTTATGAATTTATTTGCAAGAACACTCGGTGGTGCCTTTGGGGATAAGTTCGGAATCAAATGGGGTCTTCGCGGAAGAGTGGTTTGGTTGTCGGCAGTACTTGCAGGCGAAGGACTATGTTTGATTTTGTTTTCGCAAATGAATTCTCTCATCCTTGCCATATCTTCAATGATCATCTTTAGTTTGTTTGTGCAAATGTCAGAAGGAGCCACCTTCTCTGTAGTTCCTTTCATTAACAAAAAGGCAATTGGAGCGGTATCTGGAATCGTAGGAGCTGGTGGAAATGCGGGAGCTGTGTCTGCTGGATTTTTATTCCGAGGGGACCTAACTTACCAAAATGCACTACTGATCATTGGAGTGACTGTTACCATTGCTTCCTTCTTTACTCTACTTGTAAGATTTTCTACTGAAGAGGAAAAGGAAGTGGGTGATGAAATGAGCAAAATTTTACCAACTAGCGAAAAGGAATCCACTTTAGTTTCTGCAACATAG
- a CDS encoding molybdopterin-dependent oxidoreductase, whose product MDQIHYRSCSLCEAMCGLQIELKDGSIQGFKGDPEDKFSRGHICPKGPELKSLYQDPDRIKFPLKKTKTGWEQVSWVDALSDIATQLVKIQTTYGNDSVAIYNGNPTVHNYGSMLLGQRFASRLKTRNNFSATSVDQLPHQLLSYLMFGHQLLVPIPDIDHTDFFLILGGNPFASNGSLMSVPDVKKRLKAIQDRGGKYVVVDPRKSETAVHADEHLFIKPGTDAYFLLAVLHVLFEKQLTKPNDLIRIEDIQSIQTVTKEYNPKRVSKITGVSKETIERITIEFANAPSAVCYGRVGVSTQEFGAVCQWLINVINIITGNLDKKGGAMFTLPAVDLVGEGSVMRSSQGSFNSYQSRVRKLPEFSDELPVAALAEEILTEGEGKIRALFTSAGNPILSTPNGLKLDKALASLDFMVSVDFYLNETTKHAHYILPPTSALEHDHYDLIFNVFAVRNTARYNQPLFTPEPGMLHDWEIFSDLTKRLELKRAGKELPKDIVKTKLTPASIIDHALKSGPYGNKGTQNREMSLELLKNSPHGVDLGPLQPSFPERLYTEDKRIHLFPDILKEDLPRLKSKFLEWEKFSSEKSQFLLIGRRHLRSNNSWMHNLPKLMTGKPRCTVMIHPIDANHLGIFNEEEVIVESSVGKIQIPVEITEELMQGVVSIPHGFGHNRGGTNQKVATEFSGVSINDLTDDQTIDEFSGNAAFSGIKVSIKKQLV is encoded by the coding sequence ATGGATCAAATTCATTATCGGTCTTGCAGTTTGTGCGAGGCAATGTGCGGACTACAAATCGAATTGAAAGACGGCTCCATCCAAGGATTCAAAGGAGACCCCGAAGACAAGTTCAGCCGAGGCCATATTTGTCCTAAAGGTCCCGAGCTAAAAAGCCTCTACCAAGATCCTGATCGGATCAAATTCCCTTTAAAAAAGACAAAAACTGGCTGGGAACAAGTATCTTGGGTCGATGCACTCTCCGATATTGCTACTCAACTCGTAAAAATCCAAACTACTTATGGGAACGATTCTGTAGCTATCTATAATGGAAATCCCACTGTTCACAACTACGGATCTATGTTACTTGGACAACGGTTTGCCAGTAGGCTCAAAACTAGAAATAATTTCTCAGCAACCTCGGTAGACCAGTTGCCCCACCAACTCCTTTCTTATTTAATGTTTGGCCACCAACTCCTTGTCCCCATTCCAGATATTGATCATACAGATTTTTTCTTAATTTTAGGTGGAAACCCTTTTGCATCTAACGGAAGTTTAATGAGCGTTCCCGATGTCAAAAAAAGATTAAAAGCCATCCAAGACCGAGGTGGAAAGTATGTAGTGGTAGATCCTCGTAAATCCGAAACGGCCGTCCATGCAGATGAGCATTTATTTATAAAACCAGGAACTGATGCTTATTTTTTACTGGCAGTCCTCCATGTTCTTTTTGAAAAACAACTCACCAAACCAAATGACTTAATCCGAATAGAAGACATACAATCCATTCAAACAGTCACAAAAGAATATAACCCAAAACGAGTATCCAAAATCACTGGGGTTTCCAAAGAAACCATAGAACGAATCACAATCGAATTTGCGAATGCACCATCAGCTGTCTGTTACGGAAGGGTTGGTGTTTCCACACAAGAATTTGGTGCGGTTTGCCAATGGCTTATCAACGTGATCAATATTATTACTGGGAATTTAGACAAAAAGGGAGGTGCCATGTTCACTCTCCCTGCGGTAGATTTAGTGGGGGAAGGATCTGTGATGCGCTCTTCGCAAGGAAGTTTCAATTCCTATCAGTCCCGAGTTCGCAAACTTCCCGAATTCAGTGACGAACTTCCCGTAGCAGCATTAGCAGAAGAAATCCTCACGGAAGGAGAAGGAAAAATTAGAGCTCTTTTTACTTCGGCAGGAAATCCAATCTTATCTACACCTAACGGATTAAAGTTGGACAAAGCATTAGCTAGTTTAGATTTTATGGTAAGTGTTGATTTTTATTTGAATGAAACGACAAAACATGCGCACTATATTCTACCCCCCACTTCCGCTTTAGAACATGACCATTATGATTTAATTTTTAATGTATTTGCGGTTAGGAATACGGCACGTTACAACCAACCACTCTTCACTCCAGAACCGGGGATGTTACATGATTGGGAAATTTTTTCTGACTTAACCAAACGTTTGGAACTAAAAAGAGCCGGTAAAGAACTTCCGAAAGACATTGTTAAGACAAAACTAACGCCTGCTAGTATCATTGACCATGCGCTCAAATCAGGACCTTATGGAAACAAAGGAACTCAAAATCGAGAGATGAGTTTGGAACTTTTAAAAAATAGTCCTCATGGTGTGGATTTGGGACCATTACAACCCAGTTTTCCTGAACGATTGTATACCGAAGACAAAAGAATCCATCTATTCCCAGATATTTTGAAAGAAGATCTACCAAGACTTAAAAGTAAGTTTTTGGAATGGGAAAAATTTAGCTCCGAGAAATCTCAATTTTTACTGATAGGACGAAGGCATTTACGAAGTAATAATTCTTGGATGCACAATCTACCAAAACTCATGACAGGGAAACCACGGTGCACTGTGATGATCCATCCAATTGATGCTAACCATTTAGGAATCTTCAATGAAGAGGAAGTCATTGTAGAATCCTCAGTGGGTAAAATTCAAATTCCCGTAGAAATTACCGAAGAACTAATGCAAGGTGTTGTGAGTATTCCCCATGGCTTTGGACACAATCGTGGAGGAACTAATCAAAAAGTAGCAACTGAGTTTTCTGGAGTGAGTATCAACGATCTTACCGACGACCAAACCATTGATGAATTCTCAGGGAATGCTGCTTTTAGTGGAATCAAAGTATCAATAAAAAAACAACTGGTCTAA
- a CDS encoding HesA/MoeB/ThiF family protein, which translates to MGIEEESFFQRQIQVPEIGTIGQKKWRESSVLVIGLGGLGCPTALHLALGGIGRIGLVDFDIVEVSNLHRQTLFTFKDIGLPKTEVVSRVLLEHCPWLVIRTFAELVSDLTKPELLDGWDIVLDCTDTISSKYAINDLCIKKSIPLVTASVFRTSAQFAIFSGNGKPCYRCLFPDLKEGDILNCSLGGVLGVQTALAGTYQASLTLQYLLDPKSTDINSVYFMEWNPPTLYQSKVEANAECPTCGHGTFKTNTDWNAKEIHPEEFIRLQKNISTLFIDVREKDETDLNPIPDSFLLPLSDLERGYLPEFEKDLTLVCICETGIRSKKALSYLQSKSEVYSLIGGRRAYIQYLNNQPSH; encoded by the coding sequence ATGGGTATAGAAGAGGAATCTTTCTTCCAACGCCAAATCCAAGTTCCAGAAATTGGCACTATCGGTCAAAAAAAATGGCGAGAGTCGTCAGTTCTTGTCATTGGACTTGGGGGACTTGGATGTCCTACTGCTTTGCATCTTGCCCTCGGTGGAATCGGACGAATTGGTTTGGTTGATTTTGATATTGTGGAAGTTTCAAACCTCCACCGCCAAACATTGTTTACATTTAAAGATATTGGACTCCCGAAAACAGAAGTGGTTTCTCGAGTTTTGTTGGAACATTGTCCTTGGCTCGTGATTCGAACATTTGCCGAACTTGTTTCCGATCTAACAAAACCAGAACTTTTAGATGGTTGGGATATTGTTTTAGATTGTACCGATACCATTTCCTCAAAGTATGCGATCAATGATCTTTGTATAAAAAAATCGATTCCTTTGGTAACGGCTTCTGTGTTTCGTACGAGTGCTCAATTTGCTATTTTTTCTGGTAATGGAAAACCATGTTACCGTTGTTTGTTTCCAGATTTAAAGGAAGGAGACATCTTAAATTGTAGTTTGGGTGGAGTGCTCGGTGTGCAGACTGCACTTGCAGGAACTTACCAAGCATCACTCACCTTACAGTATCTTTTAGATCCAAAATCGACAGACATAAATTCAGTTTACTTTATGGAATGGAATCCTCCGACACTCTACCAATCCAAGGTGGAAGCAAATGCGGAATGTCCCACTTGTGGACATGGAACCTTTAAAACCAATACAGATTGGAATGCAAAGGAAATACATCCGGAAGAATTCATTCGTTTACAGAAAAACATAAGTACTCTGTTTATCGATGTTAGAGAAAAAGATGAAACAGATTTGAATCCAATTCCTGATTCATTTCTTTTACCTCTATCAGATTTGGAACGAGGGTATCTTCCTGAATTCGAAAAAGACCTAACTCTTGTTTGCATCTGCGAAACAGGAATTCGTTCTAAAAAAGCCCTGTCTTATTTACAAAGTAAAAGTGAGGTTTATTCACTAATTGGTGGAAGGCGAGCCTACATCCAATATTTGAACAATCAACCTTCCCATTAG
- a CDS encoding GTP 3',8-cyclase MoaA: MKENTRKFEVLRVSILSHCSFACVYCAPKNKPDQTNFFPKIHFLSPELLETKIKTLTSHIHLKEVHLTGGEPTLHKNLVELIQKLKELNIKEVAITSNGFFQDGLIQKMKQAGLTRMNFSLDSFSQSGFERLSDRKLPVTILLKRILEAKTSGLEVKVNCTILKGYNESEILDLLQWSGENGIPIRFLEFMKMGPLQEEHSDCFYSAEEIRNTILSRYNFQRYPTATDSTATYHITDEGYIFGLIANHTEPFCEGCNRLRMDSLGRIYGCLSDQTSFDLPSDPSKVPLVLQQAMETKKMQFTGSELSMKFIGG; encoded by the coding sequence GTGAAAGAGAATACTAGAAAATTTGAAGTACTTCGAGTGAGTATTCTATCTCATTGTAGTTTTGCATGCGTTTACTGTGCTCCAAAAAATAAACCCGACCAAACCAATTTTTTTCCAAAAATCCATTTCTTGAGTCCGGAACTATTAGAAACTAAAATCAAAACTCTCACATCCCATATCCACCTAAAGGAAGTCCACCTAACAGGAGGGGAACCTACTCTTCATAAAAATTTAGTGGAATTAATTCAGAAATTAAAAGAGTTAAATATTAAGGAAGTAGCCATTACTTCCAACGGTTTTTTTCAGGATGGACTCATTCAAAAAATGAAACAAGCCGGACTCACTCGAATGAATTTTTCTCTGGATAGTTTTTCACAGTCTGGTTTTGAACGGCTGAGTGATCGCAAACTTCCTGTTACTATTTTGTTAAAACGAATTTTGGAAGCAAAAACATCTGGATTAGAAGTGAAAGTCAATTGTACGATTCTCAAAGGTTATAATGAATCGGAAATTCTAGATCTTTTGCAATGGTCGGGAGAAAATGGAATACCCATTCGATTTTTAGAATTTATGAAGATGGGTCCTTTACAAGAGGAACATTCTGATTGTTTTTATTCGGCTGAAGAAATTCGAAACACCATCCTAAGTCGATACAACTTTCAAAGATATCCTACAGCTACAGATTCCACAGCCACCTATCATATTACAGACGAAGGATATATTTTTGGACTCATCGCCAATCATACAGAACCATTTTGCGAAGGTTGTAATCGTCTGCGTATGGATTCACTTGGTAGGATTTATGGATGTTTGAGTGACCAAACTTCTTTTGATCTTCCATCAGATCCTTCCAAAGTGCCATTGGTTTTGCAACAAGCGATGGAAACAAAAAAAATGCAATTTACGGGTTCTGAACTTTCGATGAAATTTATTGGAGGATAA
- a CDS encoding MoaD/ThiS family protein gives MKIQLLSFAALKDYFPSKQELVLDGIHTVSDLKLYLRNLNPEATNLLKISRISINQTIAKDSDSLIEGSVIAILPPSSGG, from the coding sequence ATGAAAATCCAGTTGTTATCATTTGCTGCTTTAAAAGATTATTTCCCATCCAAACAAGAGCTAGTTTTAGATGGGATTCATACCGTTTCCGATTTAAAATTGTATCTTCGTAACTTAAATCCAGAAGCTACAAATCTCCTTAAAATCAGTCGCATCTCAATCAACCAAACGATTGCGAAAGACTCAGACTCGCTGATAGAAGGGTCCGTAATTGCAATCCTTCCCCCCTCAAGCGGTGGTTAA